In Anaerotignum faecicola, the following are encoded in one genomic region:
- the rpiB gene encoding ribose 5-phosphate isomerase B: MIALGCDHGGYPLMKEVIKYLDEAKIEYKNFGTYSEDSCDYPVFAKAVAGAIVNGECEKGILICGTGIGISIAANKVKGVRAALCHDCFSAKATRQHNDANILAMGARVVGAGLAVEIVKNFLETPFSNEERHIRRINMIED, encoded by the coding sequence ATGATAGCGTTAGGCTGTGACCATGGCGGATACCCGCTTATGAAAGAAGTTATAAAATACCTTGATGAAGCAAAAATAGAGTATAAGAATTTTGGAACATATTCTGAAGACTCATGCGACTATCCGGTTTTTGCAAAGGCTGTTGCGGGCGCAATCGTAAACGGCGAATGTGAAAAGGGGATACTTATCTGCGGCACGGGAATCGGAATTTCCATAGCGGCAAACAAGGTTAAAGGCGTAAGGGCGGCTTTATGCCACGACTGTTTTTCCGCAAAAGCGACAAGGCAGCATAACGACGCAAATATACTTGCAATGGGCGCAAGGGTTGTCGGGGCGGGGCTTGCAGTAGAAATTGTTAAAAATTTCCTGGAAACGCCGTTTAGCAATGAAGAAAGGCATATACGCAGGATAAATATGATTGAAGACTGA
- a CDS encoding L-threonylcarbamoyladenylate synthase, with the protein MKTIIRKIDNLYSDHKFIEEAAGILQRGGLVAFPTETVYGLGANGLSAEACRKIYEAKGRPGDNPLILHIGDIEGLYEIAEEITPTAKKIIDKFWPGPLTMIFKKRPCVPDNVTGGLDTVGVRFPSNEIARELIRLAKVPVAAPSANSSGKPSPTRASHVQFDLDGKIDMILDGGAADFGLESTIVDATGGKAVILRPGAVTKEMLEGLLGYAEIDPAVLKKPDKNIIPKAPGMKYTHYSPKASVILVKGEMGKVVEEINRRAKEKQRDGLKIGVLATDETKALYKADIVLSAGSRNDEVSIGANLFKILRKFDYLDADIVFSEVFSEKGEGLAIMNRLKKAAGYNYIEV; encoded by the coding sequence ATGAAAACAATTATCAGAAAAATAGATAATTTGTACAGCGACCATAAATTTATTGAAGAAGCCGCCGGTATTCTCCAAAGGGGAGGCCTGGTGGCTTTTCCTACAGAAACGGTTTATGGCCTTGGGGCCAACGGGCTTTCGGCGGAGGCGTGCCGGAAAATTTACGAGGCTAAAGGGAGGCCCGGCGATAACCCGCTTATACTTCATATTGGCGATATTGAAGGGCTTTATGAAATTGCGGAAGAAATAACGCCCACCGCAAAAAAGATAATAGATAAGTTTTGGCCGGGGCCGTTAACTATGATATTTAAAAAAAGGCCGTGCGTGCCCGATAATGTTACGGGCGGGCTTGATACGGTGGGAGTGCGTTTCCCCTCAAACGAAATTGCCCGGGAGCTTATACGTCTTGCAAAAGTCCCCGTTGCCGCGCCGAGCGCAAATTCATCCGGAAAGCCAAGCCCGACTCGCGCAAGCCATGTTCAGTTTGATTTGGATGGGAAAATAGATATGATACTCGACGGCGGGGCAGCCGATTTCGGCCTTGAAAGCACTATTGTCGACGCTACGGGCGGCAAGGCGGTTATTTTAAGGCCGGGGGCTGTAACAAAAGAAATGCTGGAAGGCCTTTTGGGATACGCCGAAATTGACCCTGCCGTACTTAAAAAGCCTGACAAAAATATTATACCTAAAGCTCCGGGAATGAAATACACCCATTATTCTCCTAAGGCAAGCGTTATACTTGTAAAAGGCGAAATGGGCAAAGTTGTTGAAGAAATTAACAGACGGGCAAAGGAAAAACAGCGCGACGGCCTTAAAATAGGAGTGCTTGCCACCGACGAAACAAAAGCGCTGTATAAAGCCGATATAGTTTTAAGCGCCGGAAGCAGGAATGATGAGGTTTCGATTGGAGCTAACCTTTTTAAAATTTTAAGAAAGTTTGATTATCTTGACGCCGATATTGTGTTTTCGGAAGTTTTTTCCGAAAAGGGTGAAGGGCTTGCAATAATGAACAGGCTGAAAAAAGCGGCCGGATATAACTATATAGAGGTGTGA
- a CDS encoding low molecular weight protein arginine phosphatase: protein MNILFVCTGNTCRSPMAEAVAKSIFPKEGIEIRSAGINTGGEHGASENAVLAAAELGLDLKKHKPTQITLDLIKWADIILTMTNGQKQAIAGACAELNVPVFTIAEYSGHGGEEVPDPYGCGLDIYEDCIITLKKYIAEIADILMK from the coding sequence ATGAATATACTTTTCGTATGTACAGGCAATACATGCCGCAGCCCTATGGCGGAAGCAGTAGCCAAAAGCATTTTTCCGAAAGAAGGAATTGAGATAAGATCGGCAGGCATAAATACAGGAGGCGAGCATGGAGCGTCTGAAAACGCCGTTTTGGCCGCCGCAGAGCTTGGGCTTGATTTAAAAAAACATAAACCGACGCAGATAACATTGGATCTTATAAAATGGGCAGATATTATACTTACTATGACAAACGGGCAGAAACAGGCGATTGCAGGGGCATGCGCCGAACTTAACGTACCCGTATTTACAATTGCGGAATATTCGGGACACGGCGGAGAAGAAGTTCCGGATCCGTATGGCTGCGGTTTGGACATATATGAGGACTGCATTATCACATTAAAAAAATATATTGCCGAAATAGCCGATATATTGATGAAATAA
- a CDS encoding peptidylprolyl isomerase produces the protein MKKFICLAAMCVMAFTACSTDKTAEGGNAETGVQEENAATDKEKEDIDAEVDAEYDEFKNDLLTTTADMPQFSDMVDGETIAVIKTNKGDIKVRFFPEEAPKAVENFISLAESGYYDGVIFHRVINDFMIQGGDPDGDGTGGESAFGGKFEDEFSSKLYHFRGALSMANSGADTNGSQFFIEQKKDITEGYFDYVNQVVEQYGGNDLLYNSNTGKILRTNYDDAVKAKYEEVGGSPDLDYGYTVFGQVYEGMDVVDAIASVETDKTDKPLEDIVIENIEIQEYSAQ, from the coding sequence ATGAAAAAATTTATTTGTTTGGCAGCAATGTGCGTAATGGCGTTTACAGCCTGCTCAACAGACAAAACGGCTGAGGGCGGAAACGCTGAAACGGGCGTTCAGGAAGAAAATGCCGCAACTGACAAGGAAAAAGAGGATATTGACGCCGAAGTTGATGCAGAATATGACGAATTTAAGAATGATCTTTTAACGACAACGGCGGACATGCCGCAGTTTTCGGACATGGTCGACGGGGAAACGATTGCCGTAATCAAAACAAATAAAGGCGATATAAAAGTACGGTTCTTCCCTGAAGAAGCGCCGAAAGCCGTTGAGAACTTTATAAGCCTTGCGGAAAGCGGATACTACGACGGAGTTATATTCCACAGGGTTATTAACGACTTTATGATACAGGGCGGCGATCCGGACGGCGACGGTACGGGCGGCGAAAGCGCTTTCGGAGGAAAATTTGAGGATGAATTTTCATCAAAACTGTATCATTTCCGCGGCGCGCTGTCTATGGCCAACAGCGGCGCGGATACAAACGGCAGCCAATTTTTTATTGAGCAGAAAAAAGATATTACCGAAGGTTATTTTGATTATGTAAATCAGGTTGTTGAACAATACGGCGGGAATGATCTTTTATATAACTCAAATACGGGAAAAATATTGAGGACGAACTATGACGACGCTGTAAAAGCTAAATATGAGGAGGTAGGCGGTTCGCCGGATTTGGATTACGGATACACTGTATTCGGCCAAGTTTATGAAGGCATGGACGTTGTAGACGCTATTGCGTCGGTTGAAACTGATAAAACTGATAAACCGCTTGAGGATATAGTAATTGAAAATATAGAAATACAGGAATACAGCGCCCAATAA
- a CDS encoding CTP synthase, which translates to MRTKYVFVTGGVVSGLGKGITAASLGRLLKARGYKVTIQKFDPYINLDPGTMSPYQHGEVFVTEDGAETDLDLGHYERFIDENLNINSNTTTGKVYWSVLNKERKGEYLGATVQVIPHITNEIKERVFRAGKVDSPDIVITEIGGTVGDIESHPFLEAIRQVSREIGKENCMYIHVTLIPYLSKGGELKTKPTQHSVKELLSIGIQPDMLVLRTEQELSQGMKSKLSLFCNVEEDCIIQNLDAESLYEIPLMLEEEGLARAVCRKLGLEDRTPDLNDWMAVLERERSMDKTVNIALVGKYVELHDAYLSIVESLHHAGIFNGADVNIQWINAEYLDESNAFETFKDSDGILVPGGFGDRGLEGKITAIKYARENKIPFLGICLGMQCAVIEFARNVLGYEDAFTAEVKPDTTHPVIDIMPEQRDIEDMGGTMRLGAYPCRLEKGSFAYDAYGEELIYERHRHRYEFNNVYRKEVTEAGMKITGLSPNEKLVEIVEIPDHPWFVGVQFHPEFKSRPNRPHPLFRDFVRACLNNDRS; encoded by the coding sequence ATGCGTACTAAGTATGTTTTTGTAACAGGAGGAGTTGTGAGCGGGCTTGGGAAAGGCATAACCGCCGCATCCCTCGGAAGGCTTCTTAAAGCCCGCGGGTATAAGGTTACTATCCAGAAGTTTGACCCATATATTAACCTTGACCCCGGAACGATGAGCCCTTACCAGCATGGAGAGGTTTTTGTCACGGAGGACGGCGCGGAAACGGATCTTGACCTTGGACATTACGAAAGGTTTATTGACGAAAATCTGAATATAAACAGCAATACAACGACAGGCAAGGTATATTGGTCTGTTCTTAATAAAGAACGCAAAGGCGAATACCTCGGCGCTACGGTTCAGGTTATACCGCACATTACAAACGAAATTAAAGAGAGGGTTTTCAGGGCGGGAAAAGTTGATTCTCCGGATATTGTAATAACGGAAATAGGCGGTACTGTCGGCGATATTGAAAGCCATCCGTTCCTTGAGGCCATACGTCAGGTTTCAAGGGAAATAGGCAAAGAAAATTGTATGTATATACACGTCACGCTCATACCTTACCTTTCAAAGGGAGGGGAGCTTAAAACAAAGCCGACACAACATTCTGTGAAAGAACTCCTTTCAATCGGAATACAGCCAGATATGCTTGTTTTAAGGACGGAACAGGAATTAAGCCAGGGCATGAAAAGCAAGCTTTCGCTTTTCTGCAATGTCGAAGAGGACTGCATAATTCAAAACCTTGACGCTGAAAGCCTTTATGAAATTCCGCTTATGCTTGAAGAGGAAGGCCTTGCGAGGGCCGTATGCCGTAAACTCGGCCTTGAAGACAGGACTCCGGATCTTAACGACTGGATGGCCGTGCTTGAAAGAGAGCGCAGCATGGATAAAACAGTTAATATAGCGCTTGTGGGCAAATATGTTGAGCTCCATGACGCTTACCTTTCTATTGTGGAATCGCTTCATCATGCCGGCATATTTAACGGAGCAGACGTTAACATACAATGGATTAACGCCGAATATCTTGACGAAAGCAACGCCTTTGAAACTTTTAAGGACAGCGACGGCATACTTGTTCCCGGCGGGTTCGGCGACAGGGGGCTTGAAGGCAAAATTACGGCTATTAAATATGCAAGGGAGAATAAGATACCGTTCCTTGGCATATGTCTTGGCATGCAGTGCGCCGTTATCGAATTTGCAAGGAATGTGCTCGGATACGAGGACGCGTTTACAGCTGAGGTTAAGCCAGACACAACTCATCCCGTTATAGACATTATGCCCGAACAGCGCGATATAGAAGACATGGGGGGAACGATGAGGCTTGGCGCTTATCCGTGCAGGCTTGAAAAAGGCTCGTTTGCATACGATGCATACGGAGAAGAACTTATTTATGAACGCCACCGCCATAGGTATGAATTTAATAATGTTTACAGGAAAGAAGTTACCGAAGCCGGTATGAAAATAACGGGACTTTCGCCCAATGAAAAGCTTGTTGAAATTGTTGAAATACCGGATCATCCATGGTTTGTAGGCGTACAGTTCCATCCGGAATTTAAGTCCAGGCCAAACAGGCCGCATCCTCTTTTCAGGGATTTTGTACGCGCCTGCCTGAACAATGACAGAAGCTGA
- a CDS encoding SEC-C metal-binding domain-containing protein has protein sequence MSIYEDWIKRAFTAEGRSVDAVWNDYLPKEQAIYEYILNGKVTKIEGTIEELAKRFNITAEYAIAFVDGLNDILPNPYKVEELDEKSEVKIDIDFEKLFKKMVEYKAEHLYSLKQWDNIFDEEKRKELFMEQKKARTVVKAPKIGRNDPCPCGSGKKYKKCCGANV, from the coding sequence ATGAGTATTTATGAAGACTGGATAAAAAGGGCTTTCACAGCTGAAGGCAGAAGCGTTGACGCAGTTTGGAACGATTACCTTCCGAAGGAACAGGCTATATATGAATATATCCTTAACGGGAAAGTTACAAAAATCGAAGGCACTATTGAAGAACTTGCAAAAAGGTTCAATATTACTGCCGAATATGCTATTGCGTTTGTAGACGGCCTTAATGACATTCTTCCGAATCCTTATAAGGTAGAAGAACTTGACGAAAAGAGCGAAGTTAAGATCGATATTGATTTTGAAAAGCTTTTCAAAAAAATGGTTGAGTATAAGGCGGAGCACCTTTACAGCCTTAAACAATGGGATAATATTTTTGACGAAGAAAAAAGAAAAGAGCTTTTCATGGAACAGAAAAAAGCAAGGACTGTAGTTAAAGCTCCTAAAATCGGCCGCAACGATCCTTGTCCATGCGGAAGCGGGAAAAAATATAAAAAATGTTGCGGAGCTAACGTATGA